The region TTGGAGCTAGATTATTTTCAATATCAtagtggaaagaaaagaagacagataGAGATGGAGAAAAGCATGATGCCTTCAAAGGCCCTGAGGGTCTCAGTAGAAGAAGATGCACTGGCATCTCAGGTACCGGAGATCATTGGTGGGATCACTGTAAAGACCCTCCAGACACTGGAGGAACCTGAAGAAAGAGATGTGTTGTCATTGGAGGAGGGAGATGACTCTGTATTCTACAGTGACGAGGACCAAGCTCAACAGGACATAAAAGTGAACATGTCTTGTGGTTTTGGTGCCAACAAGTGCAAGAATTTTGTCAACAGTGTGGCAGCTGATGAGGATGATCCAGGGGAAGAATCCATTATGGATGAAGACATTGCAGAGCCGAAGGAGGAAGTGACACAGCACATCATTCTGACTGAACAAGAAGAATGCCATAAGCTCCAGACACCCAAAACTGATTTGAAGGATGTGTCAGATCCTTCAGATCCAGGAGCAGAGTCTGATCTAACTCAAGAGAAGTCAGTGAGCACCTTTGGTGAATCTCTAAACTGCACAACtgcagacatgcaaacacagcaAATTATATCAGCAGAAAAAGGTAAGAGGAATTTAGTATTAATGTGCAGTAAAATAGATTGTTTGAGAGGAAGGATTTTgtttaaaacttgaaaaatagattttctcttccttttcttttcagcaaATCTACCTGTTGAGAAAGAAGTGACACCAAAAAATGAACCCTTTAATGTAACTAATGAGAAGAGTTATACAAGGCTTAATAGGGAGGCAGACATCCCAGAGCAGATGTCTAGTGCTGAACGTCAGATTTCAGGTGACAGGAAGCTTCAGGTGGAGCCAGAGCAGGACCACAACTCCCATGTCCCTATGGGGGTTGTTCAAAACGCCAGTCCAGGCTACTCCACTCTGCCTCTGCCGAAAAAATCCTGTGGCAGCGTCGACCACCAGAAATCCTTCAACCACCTCTCTTCTTCCAAGTATAGCACTGTGTCCTACCGCAAGATCCGCCGAGGCAACACCCGCCAGAAGATAGAGGAGTTTGAGTACATGGTCATGAATTTGTAAGAAGATGGTTTTAATccctttgtgaataaataacatGATACTTAACAAAACTGATTGTACATCTATGCCGTGTGGTACAGTTTACATATTTATCTGTTCTAAAATCTACTTGTACACAGAATTTAAAATCTCTGATGTAACTCTCCAAGTCACAGAAGATTCCCTAATAGTTGTGCTTTGCAGAATGAAAACCTCTTGTTATGTAAAGCAAGTAAAAAAGCAGCAGATTACTTAACTAAGACGCTCAGTGCTTTATAATCCTACGCTATGTAGTAACTAAGATGTTGTTTGGCATTAGAGATTGAGGATCTTAACCTCTAGTATTAGAGTAAGTATTCCCAAGTGAATAACAAGATAGATGGCCTTATGGCTTGTggataaaatataataaagagaTGCATGCTATAAAATCTTTatcttctgttatttattttttactttcttgaGAAAATGCATTTGTATCAATATGTGGGTAAAGGGTTTGATAAGAGGCCACAAAACCATGTCATCACAGCTGaggtttattgcatgttttgaACCAACACTTCCCTCTAGTGACAAGAAGATATTtacacaaatagacaaaaccTACACCTTAACAACGCATCATTTAAAAACCACAGAAGCAGCTGTTTCACCCATGTGCCTCATCAAAAGTACATATGTTTAacacaaatgtatatattttaaattacatgcaATTAAACTCATTATTATTCAGTCCCAGCagagaaaaaatactttttaaatctCATATCTAAGAGGCACGGTTTATCTTTGGCAGTGAGATGATATGTTGTGCTAGACATTAAGTGTTCTTCCATAGACATTTACCTGAACCCCTTTAGCTAACTCTGGTCCAAATCTATCCAAACAGATAGAAGATGGCCTTATTCCTCTGGCACAAGTGTGTAAAACAAAAGGTCACTCCAGGCGGATATGATAAAAGGAAATTAGAAAGCATTGCACATCCCCACACCCTCTGCTTTACGCCGCATGTTACGGCCAACAAAGCGCTTCCCACCTCCTCTGGACAGCCATGTGTTGACTCTGGACCACAGACTGTACTGTAGTATGAGGCCACTGAAGGTCTCTATAGTGCATGTTTGACATGTTTCAGTCTCATCACTCAGTGTAGTAGTGTGTGAACTGCCACTTTTGGAAGGCGTTTCTGGTTTCACATGGACTGAGGAGAAGAGTGTCACCCTGAGGATCCGCCTCCAGGCACATGTGGTGGGAAACAAACTCTGCTATGAGGTGCTCCGCCTTCACAaagataaaacaagaaaacatgatTAACGAGCAAAGCTTTAGCCTCTAAACACTCTTTGATTCCACTGCACTAATTTCCATCTGATAGCAAGCAAGACAAAGATAGTAGACAAAACAAACAGCCCACTCAAGTCAACCTACCAGAGCGGAGTTAGATGATTTGTGGAACCAGCGATGTTCAGGCTTGGTGTTGTCACATAATTCCAAAGCAAAGCCACCGCCCTCGCTGTGGGGTGTGACGCAAATATCTTGTTGGCGAATGTGCCTCATCCAGGTGTAATTAAAGTGCTGACTCTGAataccagagagagagagagagagagagagaggtagagagagggggagagagggagacaaagaagTAACAAGAATATAATTATGCTCCATAAAAACAGATGGCTCAGTGAGGCTAAACTGAAtccaaaaaatgtatattcaaaAGACTTGGTCTCGTCTTGGACTCCACCCTTGTTTATCGTGGCTTGGGTCCGACTCTGATTGCATTTTTCCTGATCTCGGTCTATTCCTGGATATTTTTTGTTATCCCCCCataaacattttctattttttttgcagtcaaATAATCTGGGAAATGAAACATACagtgagggaaataagtatttgaacacccttctattttgcaagttctcccacttagaaatcatggaggggtctgaaattgtcaccGTAGgtacatgtccactgtgacagacataatctaaaaaaaaaaaaagaaaaaaaagaaataacaatgtatgatttttttgtactatttatttgtataataactgcaaataagtatttgaacacctgagaaaatcaatgttaatatttggtgcagtagcctttgtttgcagttccagaggtcaatcgtttcctgtagtttttcaccaggtttgacacactgcagaagggattttggcccactcctccacacagatcttctctagatcagtcaggattttgggctgtcgctgagaaacacagagtttgagctccatccaaagattctctattgggtttaggtctggagactggctaggccacgccagcaccttgatatgcttctaaCAGAGCCATTCCTTGGTTCTCCAGGCTGTGTgtttcgggtcattgtcatgttggaagacccagcctcgacccatcttcaatgctctaactgagggaaggaaNNNNNNNNNNNNNNNNNNNNNNNNNNNNNNNNNNNNNNNNNNNNNNNNNNNNNNNNNNNNNNNNNNNNNNNNNNNNNNNNNNNNNNNNNNNNNNNNNNNNggtctcatctgaccacatgactttctcccatgactcctctggatcatccaaatggtcattggcaaacttaagacggtcattgacatgtgctggtttaagcaggggaacctttcgtgccatgcatgatttcaaaccatgacatcttagtgtattaccaacagtaaccttggaaactgtggtcccagctcttttcaggtcattgaccagctcctcccgtgtagttctgggctgatttctcacttttcttaggatcattgggaccccacgaggtgagatcttgcatggagccccagtccgagggagattgacagtcatgtttagcttcttccattttctaatggtTGCttcaacagtggaccttttttcaccaagctgcttggcaatttccccgtagccctttcaaACCTTGTTGAGGAGTACAATtctgtctctagtgtctttggacaactctttggtcttggccatgttagtagttggattcttactgattgtatgggatggacaggtgtctttatgcagctagcaccctcaaacaggtacatctaatttaggataataaatggagtggaggtggacattttgaaggcagactaacaggtctttgaaggtcagaattctagctgatagacaggtgttcaaattcTTATTTGCAGCTtgatcacacaaataaatagttaaaaaaatcatacattgtgatttctggaattttttagattatgtctctcacagtggacatgcacctacgatgacaatttcagacccctccatgatttctatgTGGGAGAATtggcaaaatagcagggtgtttaaatacttattttcctcactgtaagaCACCTACCTGCTTGCTGAGGTCACACATCTCAAACGACAGAGAGCCTTTTTGCAGAGTCAGGCATTTTCTTGCGGCATGATTAAAGACCTACACGGATAAATGAGATGACAAAA is a window of Etheostoma cragini isolate CJK2018 chromosome 11, CSU_Ecrag_1.0, whole genome shotgun sequence DNA encoding:
- the LOC117953484 gene encoding uncharacterized protein LOC117953484, with translation MEKSMMPSKALRVSVEEDALASQVPEIIGGITVKTLQTLEEPEERDVLSLEEGDDSVFYSDEDQAQQDIKVNMSCGFGANKCKNFVNSVAADEDDPGEESIMDEDIAEPKEEVTQHIILTEQEECHKLQTPKTDLKDVSDPSDPGAESDLTQEKSVSTFGESLNCTTADMQTQQIISAEKANLPVEKEVTPKNEPFNVTNEKSYTRLNREADIPEQMSSAERQISGDRKLQVEPEQDHNSHVPMGVVQNASPGYSTLPLPKKSCGSVDHQKSFNHLSSSKYSTVSYRKIRRGNTRQKIEEFEYMVMNL